One genomic segment of bacterium includes these proteins:
- a CDS encoding OmpA family protein produces the protein MKNTIFVFMLILTFGLMQATQAQFLETIKKKTEETVKKEIEKKPETKDDQQKDSDEKSSNESKESEKQTGNNKTDETQTGDDDQFKSSTQYDFVPGENVIFFDDFSQDAVGDFPALWTANSAGEINTINIADGHWFNLNSTDGNYFYLNDINFPKNFIIEFDIVPKKTGGRIAAGLLLYGESKRKEMDNNPHPGNGGIMISIEKQNWNTWAYKEGEKEKITGNSKVNPVVAEKVNHVIIWFQGRRVRIYHQEAKVLDMPTNLYDGVKLSRLCFRLSRGASCGSYISNLRITDAAPDMRSKLITEGKLVSYGIYFDVNKDVVKSESFGTIKQIADVLKENAGVKIKIVGHTDSDGDDKSNLDLSQRRSASVKNVLVKEFGIDAARIETDGKGETEPVAKNDSVVNKALNRRVEFLKL, from the coding sequence ATGAAAAACACAATTTTTGTTTTCATGTTAATCTTAACTTTTGGTCTTATGCAGGCCACTCAAGCTCAGTTTTTAGAAACCATTAAAAAGAAAACTGAAGAGACTGTTAAAAAGGAAATTGAAAAAAAGCCTGAAACAAAAGATGACCAACAGAAAGATTCCGATGAAAAATCCAGTAATGAAAGCAAAGAATCTGAGAAGCAGACCGGAAATAACAAAACAGATGAAACTCAAACCGGTGATGATGATCAGTTTAAAAGCTCAACGCAGTATGATTTTGTTCCCGGCGAGAACGTAATCTTCTTTGATGATTTCAGCCAGGATGCAGTTGGTGATTTTCCGGCTTTATGGACTGCTAACTCTGCCGGAGAAATTAATACTATCAATATTGCAGATGGTCATTGGTTCAACTTAAACAGTACCGATGGAAATTATTTTTATCTAAACGATATAAACTTCCCGAAGAATTTTATAATTGAATTTGATATCGTTCCTAAAAAAACGGGAGGACGAATTGCAGCAGGACTATTGCTTTACGGGGAAAGCAAAAGAAAAGAAATGGATAACAATCCGCATCCCGGTAATGGCGGTATAATGATTTCAATTGAAAAACAAAACTGGAATACCTGGGCGTATAAGGAAGGTGAGAAGGAAAAGATAACAGGGAATTCAAAAGTTAATCCGGTAGTAGCAGAAAAGGTAAATCATGTTATCATCTGGTTCCAGGGAAGAAGAGTAAGAATTTATCACCAGGAGGCCAAAGTACTGGATATGCCAACGAATTTATACGACGGTGTTAAACTCAGCAGACTTTGTTTCAGACTCAGTAGAGGAGCTTCATGCGGATCTTACATCTCCAATCTCAGAATTACCGATGCTGCGCCGGATATGAGAAGTAAGCTCATCACGGAAGGAAAGCTTGTCAGTTACGGAATTTATTTTGATGTGAATAAAGATGTTGTTAAATCAGAATCTTTCGGTACGATAAAACAGATCGCAGATGTTCTTAAAGAAAACGCTGGAGTAAAAATTAAAATCGTCGGACATACAGATTCGGATGGTGATGATAAATCCAATCTCGATTTATCCCAGCGCAGGTCAGCATCAGTTAAAAATGTTCTCGTAAAAGAATTTGGAATTGATGCGGCACGAATTGAAACGGACGGCAAAGGGGAAACCGAACCTGTCGCAAAGAATGACAGCGTAGTTAATAAAGCTCTTAACCGCAGAGTAGAGTTTTTAAAACTGTAG
- a CDS encoding nuclear transport factor 2 family protein, translated as MKKIEIVKNFIKAYNSFNVESMLAYLHSDIEFKNISNGVENARTKGIEEFRELANNSVKMFKQREQKIISYTESDDMLNIEIIFRGILAIDLPNGLKAGETLIMNGKSTYVFKDNLIISLVDES; from the coding sequence ATGAAAAAAATTGAAATAGTAAAAAACTTTATTAAAGCATATAATTCATTTAATGTTGAAAGTATGCTGGCATATCTTCATTCTGATATTGAATTTAAGAACATTTCAAATGGTGTAGAAAATGCTCGTACAAAAGGAATCGAAGAATTCAGGGAACTTGCAAACAATTCAGTTAAAATGTTTAAGCAAAGAGAACAAAAAATTATCTCATACACTGAATCGGATGATATGTTGAATATTGAAATAATCTTTCGCGGTATACTGGCAATAGATTTACCTAATGGATTAAAAGCCGGAGAGACTTTGATTATGAATGGAAAATCAACTTATGTATTTAAAGACAACTTAATTATATCGCTTGTTGATGAAAGTTAA